A window from Leguminivora glycinivorella isolate SPB_JAAS2020 chromosome 16, LegGlyc_1.1, whole genome shotgun sequence encodes these proteins:
- the LOC125234981 gene encoding uncharacterized protein LOC125234981, whose amino-acid sequence MARYTSQELCDMILLYGETRGNAARALNLYRERNPNRRHPANGRVIVNAVQRVRDDLPISGRVQPPQGPGAAFNVRLALERRILQHFRERPTTSTRRAVLQQSAGGNKKRNMVPTRWSPCSFHCGNP is encoded by the exons ATGGCACGATATACTTCTCAAGAATTATGTGACATGATTTTGCTCTACGGAGAAACGAGAGGCAATGCTGCTCGAGCTCTCAATTTGTACCGGGAGCGGAATCCTAACCGGAGGCATCCTGCGAACGGCCGCGTCATTGTGAACGCTGTGCAACGTGTGCGGGATGACCTGCCCATATCCGGCAGAGTGCAGCCGCCACAAGGGCCTGGTGCAGCATTTAACGTCAGACTGGCACTGGAACGACGGATTCTTCAGCACTTCCGTGAACGTCCAACTACCAGCACAAGGAGAGCGG TATTACAACAATCTGCCGGAGGAAATAAGAAACGCAACATGGTTCCAACTCGATGGAGCCCCTGCTCATTCCACTGTGGCAATCCGTGA